In Sphingomonas sp. PAMC26645, one DNA window encodes the following:
- a CDS encoding helix-turn-helix domain-containing protein — protein sequence MQRDWQCEDPQQQLVWAAATSEALRVLEGKWKMVIIFQLFAARAPLRFSELERRVEGVNQKMLIQQLKELEKDGIVTRTIYPQVPPRVEYALSEIGLALGPSIEALIDWTFMRRKAETSAKSGERGLL from the coding sequence CGCAGCAGCAGCTTGTCTGGGCTGCGGCGACCAGCGAAGCTCTCCGCGTTCTGGAGGGCAAGTGGAAGATGGTGATCATCTTCCAACTGTTTGCCGCACGAGCGCCTTTGCGCTTCTCCGAGCTGGAACGACGTGTCGAAGGCGTGAATCAGAAGATGCTTATTCAACAGCTAAAAGAACTGGAAAAGGACGGGATCGTCACCCGGACGATCTATCCTCAAGTTCCGCCCAGGGTCGAATACGCGCTGAGCGAGATCGGCCTGGCACTCGGGCCGTCGATCGAAGCGCTAATCGATTGGACGTTCATGCGACGTAAGGCCGAGACGTCGGCTAAATCGGGGGAACGAGGGTTACTGTAG
- a CDS encoding c-type cytochrome yields the protein MTIRITWARAAAAIVALALAGLLFAWSGVFNIAASSGHWKITDWFLHWTMRNSVRTYAAVTAPDDPKAKEGLVSAAGLFKASCASCHGAPGVRPLPVMQAATPPAPNLSVNAREWTDKQIFWILKHGVKYTGMPGWAAKDRDDEVRRMVAFVRLLPEMSPATYRSLTEVPGVTDAKIATCAGCHGADGRGRGQPDMPVLGGQSPAYLRAALEAYATGKRQSAVMANAAATLTPEEMKRLADHFAAMPGIGGVTPSGSTAAARIDREGLPKVQLPACSSCHAPGKPYPVLAGQRASYIAQRLRNWRGDETVVDARKSQSTMPVIARRIPEEMIDPLAQYLAGR from the coding sequence ATGACGATCCGGATCACTTGGGCACGTGCCGCCGCCGCCATCGTCGCGCTAGCGCTCGCAGGGTTGCTGTTCGCGTGGTCGGGCGTATTCAACATCGCCGCCTCGTCGGGCCACTGGAAGATCACCGACTGGTTCCTCCACTGGACGATGCGCAACTCGGTCCGCACCTACGCCGCAGTCACCGCGCCCGACGATCCCAAGGCTAAAGAGGGTCTCGTCAGTGCCGCAGGGCTGTTCAAGGCAAGCTGCGCCTCGTGCCACGGCGCCCCGGGCGTTCGTCCGCTGCCCGTAATGCAGGCCGCGACGCCCCCTGCCCCCAACCTCTCGGTCAACGCGCGCGAGTGGACCGACAAGCAGATCTTCTGGATCCTCAAGCACGGTGTCAAATACACTGGCATGCCCGGTTGGGCGGCCAAGGACCGCGACGACGAAGTCCGCCGCATGGTCGCCTTCGTCCGCCTGCTGCCGGAAATGTCACCTGCGACCTATCGCTCGCTAACCGAAGTGCCGGGCGTCACCGATGCCAAGATCGCGACCTGCGCAGGCTGTCACGGTGCCGACGGACGTGGTCGAGGCCAGCCCGACATGCCCGTGCTCGGTGGGCAGAGTCCAGCGTATCTCCGTGCCGCGCTCGAGGCGTACGCAACCGGCAAACGCCAGAGCGCGGTGATGGCAAACGCTGCCGCGACGCTTACACCTGAGGAAATGAAGCGTCTCGCCGACCACTTCGCGGCGATGCCGGGGATCGGCGGCGTCACGCCATCGGGATCGACCGCGGCGGCCCGGATCGACCGCGAGGGGTTGCCGAAGGTGCAGCTCCCCGCGTGCTCGAGCTGCCACGCCCCCGGCAAGCCCTACCCCGTGCTCGCCGGCCAGCGCGCCAGCTACATAGCCCAACGCCTCCGCAACTGGCGCGGTGACGAGACGGTGGTCGACGCGCGGAAGTCGCAGTCGACGATGCCGGTCATCGCCCGCCGTATCCCCGAGGAGATGATCGATCCGCTGGCGCAGTATCTGGCGGGCCGCTGA
- a CDS encoding cytochrome c oxidase assembly protein — MRRASLALGAVLVPLGWAFAAAPLGMLGHMAGHMIAVAVAAPFLAYGIAGSRFDPAERWAAVVTPLAMSLVELVIVWLWHLPALRLRVNMQPLALLIEQASFLIAGVLLWSAVLGTRLGGATDRRASGVAALLLTSMHMTLLGALIGLAPRPLYAMMAMHPATHGLDALEDQQLGGVVMLMVGAASYFIGGLAMLGGLLKTRGVAA, encoded by the coding sequence ATGAGACGCGCGAGCCTCGCACTGGGCGCCGTGCTAGTCCCGCTCGGCTGGGCCTTCGCCGCGGCGCCGCTCGGGATGCTCGGGCACATGGCGGGTCACATGATAGCGGTCGCCGTCGCCGCGCCGTTCCTGGCGTACGGGATCGCCGGAAGCCGCTTCGATCCGGCCGAGCGCTGGGCTGCGGTGGTGACTCCGCTCGCGATGTCGCTTGTCGAACTCGTGATCGTATGGCTCTGGCACCTCCCCGCGCTGAGGCTCCGCGTCAACATGCAACCACTCGCGCTACTGATCGAACAGGCCAGCTTCCTCATTGCCGGCGTCCTTCTCTGGAGCGCGGTGCTTGGCACACGCCTCGGCGGCGCCACCGACCGCCGCGCGTCCGGCGTTGCGGCGTTACTGCTCACCTCGATGCACATGACCTTGCTCGGCGCATTGATCGGCCTTGCCCCGCGACCGTTGTACGCGATGATGGCGATGCACCCGGCAACCCACGGCCTCGACGCGCTCGAAGACCAGCAACTCGGCGGCGTCGTCATGCTGATGGTCGGTGCGGCGAGCTATTTCATCGGCGGGCTGGCGATGCTCGGCGGATTGTTGAAGACACGGGGTGTAGCCGCATGA
- the ctaD gene encoding cytochrome c oxidase subunit I translates to MTTESTQYIAPDQNDPAVRKGQEDRLREVWKPPTGWFFRWTDVNNNRIGVWYTLTAFGFMLFAGVLALIMRTQLAVPNNDLVTANTFNQLFTLHGSMMMFLFAVPMFEAVSIILLPQLLGARDLPFPRLSGFGYWSFLIGGVFVSGSIFFDAAPDGGWFMYPPLTTRNDLSGLGADIWMLGLSFIEVSSVAAAVELIVGVLKCRPPGMRLNLMPLYAWYILVVAVMILFAFPPLIAGDVLFEMERLLNWPFFNAEKGGDPLLWQHLFWIFGHPEVYIVFLPSIALFAMLIPTFAQRHLLGYPWIVLAAVGTAFLSFGLWVHHMFTTGLPKISLAFFAAASEAVAIPTGVQIFVFIATLWAGNVKKSTPLLYASGSLAVFVIGGLTGVMVAVAPFDWQAHDTYFIVAHLHYVLIGGTLLPLFAGLYYYWPLITGKKLSDRLGRIAFWIMFVGMNMTFFPMHLSGLLGMPRRVFTYPEELGIGGLNFASTIGSYMFALGVLIVCIDLALSPRRPKAPRNPWNAGTLEWLAHPDDEDWGIRSVPLIESRYPIWDQKNFVQKVDEGRFFLPDAEEMRRESIITTVLDARPLQVIRLGTPSVKPMMTAVALAGVFILTTYHLYIWSAVSGVATLACVLWWLWTGTAEIPDKPTKHIGHGIEVPLYTSGPSAPGWWAMFITMMADATAFSGLVFGYFFFWTIHNDFPPSGVGLNGPGVFWPMVALALTLTGWAATVGAREVHRRGNVAAGRALLVVGIVATLASLFAGLAGPWYSGLDPELHVYPAIVWTLAIWTAVHAAIGVIMQAYTLARSLAGKMTPVYDADLRNITVYHHFLALTGIVTFCTIGLFPGVA, encoded by the coding sequence ATGACCACCGAGAGCACCCAGTATATCGCGCCCGACCAGAACGATCCCGCGGTCCGCAAGGGCCAGGAAGATCGTTTGCGCGAGGTGTGGAAGCCGCCCACCGGCTGGTTCTTCCGCTGGACCGACGTCAACAACAACCGGATCGGCGTGTGGTACACGCTGACCGCGTTCGGGTTCATGCTGTTCGCGGGCGTGCTCGCGCTGATCATGCGCACGCAGCTGGCGGTGCCGAACAACGACCTCGTCACGGCGAACACGTTCAACCAGTTGTTCACGCTGCACGGCTCGATGATGATGTTCCTGTTCGCGGTACCGATGTTCGAGGCGGTGTCGATCATCCTGCTCCCCCAGCTGCTAGGCGCGCGCGACCTGCCGTTTCCGCGGCTGTCGGGGTTCGGCTATTGGAGTTTCCTGATCGGCGGCGTCTTCGTGTCGGGCTCGATCTTCTTCGACGCGGCGCCCGATGGCGGCTGGTTCATGTATCCGCCGCTGACGACGCGGAACGATCTGAGCGGGCTCGGCGCGGATATCTGGATGCTGGGCTTGAGCTTCATCGAGGTGTCGTCGGTCGCCGCCGCGGTCGAGCTGATCGTCGGCGTCCTGAAATGCCGTCCGCCGGGCATGCGGCTCAACCTGATGCCGCTCTACGCTTGGTACATCCTGGTCGTTGCGGTAATGATCCTGTTCGCCTTCCCGCCGCTGATCGCCGGCGACGTGCTGTTCGAGATGGAACGGCTGCTGAACTGGCCGTTCTTCAACGCGGAGAAGGGCGGCGACCCGCTGCTGTGGCAGCACCTGTTCTGGATTTTCGGCCACCCGGAAGTCTACATCGTCTTCCTGCCGTCGATCGCGCTGTTCGCGATGCTGATCCCGACCTTCGCGCAGCGGCATCTGCTCGGCTATCCGTGGATCGTGCTGGCCGCGGTCGGCACCGCGTTCCTGAGCTTCGGGCTGTGGGTCCACCACATGTTCACGACCGGCTTGCCAAAGATCAGCCTCGCCTTCTTCGCAGCGGCGTCGGAAGCGGTGGCGATCCCGACCGGCGTCCAGATCTTCGTGTTCATCGCGACTTTGTGGGCGGGCAACGTCAAGAAATCGACGCCGCTGCTCTATGCGAGCGGGAGCCTGGCGGTGTTCGTGATCGGCGGGCTGACCGGCGTGATGGTCGCGGTAGCGCCGTTCGACTGGCAGGCGCACGACACCTATTTCATCGTCGCGCATCTCCACTACGTGCTGATCGGCGGCACGCTGCTGCCGCTGTTCGCCGGGCTCTATTATTACTGGCCGCTGATCACCGGCAAGAAGCTGAGCGACAGGCTCGGGCGGATCGCGTTCTGGATCATGTTCGTCGGCATGAACATGACGTTCTTCCCGATGCACCTGTCCGGCCTGCTCGGGATGCCGCGGCGCGTGTTCACCTATCCGGAAGAGCTCGGGATCGGCGGGCTGAACTTCGCCTCGACGATCGGATCGTACATGTTCGCGCTTGGCGTGCTCATCGTCTGCATCGACTTGGCGCTCTCGCCGCGTCGTCCAAAGGCCCCACGCAATCCGTGGAACGCCGGCACGCTGGAGTGGCTCGCACATCCGGACGACGAAGACTGGGGCATCCGCTCAGTGCCGCTGATCGAGAGCCGCTATCCTATCTGGGACCAGAAGAACTTCGTCCAGAAGGTCGACGAGGGCCGCTTCTTCCTGCCTGACGCGGAGGAGATGCGGCGCGAGTCGATCATCACCACCGTGCTCGATGCTCGCCCCCTCCAGGTGATCCGCTTGGGTACGCCGAGCGTGAAGCCGATGATGACAGCGGTCGCGTTGGCCGGCGTGTTCATCCTGACGACGTACCATCTGTATATCTGGTCGGCGGTCAGCGGCGTCGCGACGCTCGCCTGCGTGCTGTGGTGGCTGTGGACCGGGACCGCCGAAATTCCCGATAAGCCGACCAAGCATATCGGACACGGCATCGAAGTACCGCTCTACACCTCCGGGCCGTCGGCGCCGGGCTGGTGGGCGATGTTCATCACGATGATGGCGGACGCGACCGCGTTCTCGGGACTCGTGTTCGGCTATTTCTTCTTCTGGACGATCCACAACGACTTCCCGCCGAGCGGAGTCGGGCTCAACGGGCCAGGCGTATTCTGGCCGATGGTCGCGCTGGCGCTGACGCTGACCGGCTGGGCCGCCACCGTCGGCGCGCGCGAAGTGCATCGCCGCGGCAACGTCGCTGCCGGCCGTGCGCTACTGGTGGTCGGGATCGTCGCGACGCTGGCGAGCCTGTTCGCCGGGCTTGCCGGGCCGTGGTATTCGGGGCTCGATCCCGAACTCCACGTCTATCCCGCGATCGTCTGGACGCTGGCGATCTGGACCGCGGTCCACGCTGCGATCGGGGTCATCATGCAGGCCTACACGCTCGCTCGCAGCCTCGCAGGCAAGATGACGCCGGTCTATGACGCCGACCTGCGCAACATCACCGTGTACCATCACTTCCTCGCGCTAACGGGCATCGTGACGTTCTGCACGATCGGCCTGTTTCCGGGTGTCGCATGA
- the coxB gene encoding cytochrome c oxidase subunit II → MRKAIFLSVGACLPLLAACNRHQSTLAPFGEEADKVLSITIVLVIGAIVLAGGLALLMRHAMRAPEGRLTHKGGMKLVLWLGGIGPSILLLGLLLYALPAMRPREVANSDLRIGVEGEQFWWRVRYAPPGGSVVETANELRLPVGRTVELSLRSPDVIHSFWVPGLAGKMDMIPGRTNRLVVRATKAGTYRGVCAEFCGLGHALMAFDVIAMEPAAFERWLAEQRKPAVVTASPGARVFASYGCSGCHSVRGVGPVAKIGPDLTHFGARPTLAAGVLPMTHANIAGFVRDPGKTKPGVRMPAFPQMSTAEADQIASYLQGLK, encoded by the coding sequence ATGCGGAAGGCTATTTTTCTTTCCGTGGGCGCGTGCCTGCCGCTGTTGGCGGCGTGCAACCGGCACCAGTCGACGCTCGCGCCGTTCGGCGAGGAGGCGGACAAGGTCCTCTCGATCACCATCGTTCTGGTCATCGGCGCAATCGTTCTCGCTGGCGGGCTCGCGTTGCTGATGCGCCACGCGATGCGCGCGCCGGAGGGTCGGCTGACGCACAAGGGCGGGATGAAGCTGGTGCTGTGGCTCGGCGGCATCGGTCCTTCTATCCTGCTGCTGGGCCTGCTGCTCTACGCCCTGCCCGCGATGCGCCCGCGCGAGGTGGCAAATAGCGACCTGCGCATCGGTGTCGAGGGCGAGCAGTTCTGGTGGCGCGTCCGCTATGCGCCGCCGGGCGGATCGGTGGTCGAGACCGCGAACGAACTTCGCCTACCCGTCGGTCGTACCGTCGAACTGTCGCTCCGCAGCCCGGACGTCATCCACAGCTTTTGGGTCCCCGGTCTCGCCGGCAAGATGGACATGATCCCCGGCCGCACCAACCGCCTCGTCGTTCGCGCGACCAAGGCGGGGACGTACCGCGGCGTCTGCGCGGAGTTCTGCGGGCTCGGCCATGCGCTGATGGCGTTCGACGTGATCGCGATGGAGCCTGCCGCGTTCGAGCGCTGGCTCGCCGAGCAGCGTAAGCCCGCCGTAGTTACCGCGTCGCCGGGCGCGCGCGTCTTCGCGAGTTACGGCTGTAGCGGGTGCCACAGCGTTCGCGGCGTCGGCCCGGTCGCGAAGATCGGCCCCGACCTGACGCACTTCGGGGCGCGCCCGACACTCGCTGCGGGTGTCCTACCGATGACCCACGCCAACATCGCCGGCTTCGTGCGCGATCCCGGCAAGACCAAGCCGGGCGTGCGGATGCCGGCCTTCCCGCAGATGTCGACCGCCGAAGCCGACCAGATCGCAAGCTACCTTCAGGGGCTCAAATGA
- the pelF gene encoding GT4 family glycosyltransferase PelF, which produces MADGGYGVIRLAGLAERSGQTSIDIPEADICLIVEGAYPYVIGGVSGWLQDLITHLPDVRFVIAAIKPGAGLLPFQLTPPPNVVAVVEIGLAPEPAVPRAIPDRVAVPIADALVAFVATGGAEWLTTLIDLIGGNARPLAPGDILSHPAVFARLKRHYQAMLPKASFHHYFWAMRVLLGGLLAVLTTPLPRARAYHTISTGFAGLLAARAARQTGRPAFITEHGIYLLERQIEVMMADWIGDQVDTGLELERSVRDLRDLWVRAFTSYATACYDNCDPIVALYGENTAVQRRLGAAADRVRVIPNGIDSKRFAALPDQRDPAHPLVALLGRVVPIKDVKTFIRAAAIAHAERPDIRFVVLGPEDEDPEYAAECTRLVEDLALTPVFRFAGRVRIEDWMAKIDLLVLTSLSEAQPLVILEGGACGIPVVAPDVGSCREMIEGRGGADSGHGGIVTPLVNPAATAAGILAIAGDPAMRLAMGETMRERVRRDYDHDTILGAYAQLYQTLLVQ; this is translated from the coding sequence GTGGCTGACGGGGGCTACGGCGTGATCCGGCTTGCGGGGCTCGCCGAACGGTCCGGGCAAACGTCGATCGATATACCGGAGGCGGACATCTGCCTGATCGTCGAGGGCGCCTATCCCTATGTGATCGGCGGGGTCTCCGGCTGGTTGCAGGATCTTATCACCCACCTGCCCGACGTCCGGTTCGTAATCGCCGCGATTAAGCCGGGCGCCGGACTCCTCCCGTTCCAGCTGACGCCGCCGCCCAACGTCGTCGCGGTAGTCGAGATCGGTTTGGCGCCCGAGCCTGCCGTACCCCGCGCGATCCCCGACCGGGTAGCAGTACCGATCGCCGATGCGCTGGTTGCATTCGTCGCGACCGGTGGCGCGGAGTGGCTCACGACGCTCATCGACCTGATCGGCGGCAACGCCCGGCCGCTCGCGCCCGGCGACATCCTGTCGCACCCCGCAGTGTTTGCGCGGCTGAAGCGCCATTACCAAGCGATGTTGCCCAAGGCGTCGTTCCATCATTATTTCTGGGCGATGCGCGTGCTGCTGGGCGGGCTGCTTGCTGTACTGACGACGCCCCTGCCCCGCGCCCGCGCCTACCACACGATTTCGACCGGTTTTGCCGGCCTGCTCGCCGCCCGCGCCGCGCGCCAGACCGGGCGCCCGGCGTTCATTACCGAGCATGGCATTTACCTGCTCGAACGTCAGATCGAAGTGATGATGGCCGACTGGATCGGCGATCAGGTCGATACCGGGCTCGAGCTGGAACGCAGCGTCCGCGACTTACGCGATCTGTGGGTGCGCGCGTTCACCAGCTATGCGACCGCCTGCTACGACAACTGCGATCCGATCGTCGCGCTGTACGGCGAGAATACAGCGGTCCAGCGCCGGCTGGGGGCTGCCGCCGACCGTGTCCGCGTTATTCCGAACGGCATCGATTCGAAACGGTTTGCCGCACTCCCGGACCAGCGCGATCCGGCGCATCCGCTGGTCGCATTGCTCGGCCGCGTCGTTCCTATCAAGGACGTTAAGACCTTCATCCGCGCCGCCGCGATCGCGCATGCAGAACGCCCCGACATTCGCTTCGTCGTGCTCGGCCCGGAGGACGAGGACCCGGAATATGCCGCGGAATGCACGCGGCTGGTCGAGGATCTGGCGCTGACGCCGGTCTTCCGCTTTGCCGGACGCGTGCGGATCGAGGACTGGATGGCGAAGATCGACCTGCTCGTGCTCACCAGCCTGTCGGAGGCACAGCCACTGGTTATCCTGGAAGGCGGCGCGTGCGGGATCCCGGTGGTCGCGCCCGATGTCGGCAGTTGCCGCGAGATGATCGAGGGCCGCGGCGGCGCGGACTCAGGACATGGCGGCATCGTCACGCCGCTGGTCAACCCGGCAGCGACCGCGGCGGGGATCTTAGCGATTGCCGGCGATCCCGCGATGCGTTTAGCGATGGGCGAAACGATGCGCGAACGGGTGCGCCGCGACTATGACCATGACACGATCCTCGGTGCCTATGCGCAACTCTATCAGACCCTGCTCGTCCAATAG